One segment of Panicum virgatum strain AP13 chromosome 1K, P.virgatum_v5, whole genome shotgun sequence DNA contains the following:
- the LOC120644208 gene encoding protein STRICTOSIDINE SYNTHASE-LIKE 10-like → MGNVAGKKILTVAISLLAVLALLLQPCAAARPVPGTATIIDGSQSLHLPLRGSLLRGPESVAFDGDGAGPYSGVSDGRVLKWNGLARRWSTYAYSPGYNAKACTASRTRPAEVTESTCGRPLGLRFHSKSGNLYIADAYKGLMRVGPGGGKATVLANEVDGVPLRFTNGVDVDQVTGEVFFTDSSTNYQRSQHERVTATGDSTGRLMKYDPKTKSVTVLQSGISYPNGLAISADRTHLVVALTGPCKLMRYWIKGPKAGTSEPLADLPGYPDNVRADLKGGFWVALHREKMELSFGPDSHLLAVRINADGQVVQVMKGSKSVRPTEVVEREGGKLYMGSVELPYVGVVSE, encoded by the coding sequence ATGGGGAACGTCGCGGGGAAGAAGATTCTGACAGTGGCGATCTCGTTGCTCGCCGTCCTGGCACTACTCCTccagccgtgcgccgccgcacgccccgTTCCCGGAACGGCGACCATTATTGACGGCAGCCAGAGCCTGCACCTGCCCCTCCGCGGGTCGCTACTGCGCGGCCCGGAGAGCGTCGCgttcgacggcgacggcgcggggcCCTACAGCGGCGTCTCCGACGGCCGCGTCTTGAAGTGGAACGGGCTGGCGCGCCGCTGGTCCACCTATGCGTACAGCCCAGGCTACAACGCCAAGGCCTGCACCGCGTCTAGGACTCGACCGGCCGAAGTCACGGAGAGCACGTGCGGCCGCCCGTTGGGCCTGCGCTTCCACTCCAAGTCCGGCAACCTCTACATCGCCGACGCGTACAAGGGGTTGATGCGTGTCGGCCCGGGCGGCGGCAAGGCGACGGTGCTGGCCAACGAGGTCGATGGTGTGCCGCTCCGCTTCACTAACGGCGtcgacgtcgaccaggtcaccGGAGAGGTGTTCTTTACGGATAGTAGCACGAACTACCAGCGGTCACAGCACGAGAGAGTCACAGCTACTGGAGACTCGACGGGCCGTCTCATGAAGTACGACCCGAAGACGAAGAGTGTCACTGTGCTGCAATCCGGTATCTCGTACCCTAATGGTCTCGCTATCAGTGCCGATCGGACACACCTTGTCGTAGCACTCACCGGACCATGCAAGTTGATGAGGTATTGGATCAAGGGTCCCAAGGCGGGCACGTCGGAGCCGCTTGCCGATCTACCGGGCTATCCCGACAACGTGAGGGCTGACCTTAAAGGTGGATTTTGGGTAGCACTGCACCGGGAGAAGATGGAACTGTCATTTGGCCCAGACAGTCACCTTCTTGCTGTGAGGATCAATGCTGATGGGCAGGTGGTCCAGGTGATGAAAGGATCCAAGAGCGTAAGGCCGACCGAGGTGGTGGAGAGGGAAGGCGGCAAGTTGTATATGGGTTCGGTGGAATTACCTTATGTTGGCGTAGTTAGTGAATAG